Within the Nicotiana tabacum cultivar K326 chromosome 11, ASM71507v2, whole genome shotgun sequence genome, the region AGATTTTACATATTGCCCTTCAGATGAGGATTGGGTTAAAGCTGAAACAATTGCTAAGTTTTTAAGGCCTTTTTATGAAATCACTACACTATTTTCTGGGAGCCGTTATCCTACAGccaatttatattttcataaagttTGAAAAATCCATATGTTGATAAGGGAAGAGATAGGTAGGTAGTGAGGATCCTAATATTAAGGCGATGGCTATGGAAATGGAGAAGAAGTTTACAAAATATTGGCAAGACGACTATAGTCCAATTGCTTCTATGGCGATTGTCCTTGATCCTCGATATAAGTTTAAATTGATAAAGTTTTGAGAAGTTTTGCTTCTCAAAACTTGATCTTTTGACTTGCAATGAAAAAGTTAAGATTGTTGAGGATAATTTGCATAGGTTGTTTAAAGAATACATGACAATATCTGATGTTGGAATTGTTGGAAGTAGTAGTCATGGATGTTATGACGAAATAATGAACGAAATGGATGAATTTGACATGTTTGAAAGTCCGTCTAAGTATAGTTTAGAAAAGACACAGTTGGATTTATACTTGGAAGAACATGTATTAGTACGCAAAGGAAATGAAAATTTAGACGTGCTTATATTTTGGAAAGATAATAGGAGTAAGTATCCCGAACTCTCATTGATGGCTCGTGACCTGTTAAGTATACCTATCAGCACAGTTGCATCCGAGTCAACTTTTAGTGTTGGTGGTCGAGCTATTGGCAAATTCCAGAGTTTTATTCTACCAGAGAATGCAGAAGCTAAGTTGTGTTCTAGAGATTGGATTTATGGACATCAAGGTAGTATCaggtaatttttattttatgaacTTTGTTGTAGTTTGAcaacttttaaaattttcttatttttagctTGAGATGATTCTGAAGAGGAGGACATTGCAATAGATGTGGAGAAAATTGTCGCTACACTttcaaaaaatttgaattttggtATGGTTCAGGTTTTTCACTTGATTGTGTATTAAGTTCTCCATTTATGTACACCTTCCAAAATTGTGATTTCTCATTTTACTTCTGTTGTGTGATGCTTTGACAGGATAACTATGGTGCTAGAAAAAGGAAGAGGAAAAGTTTGTGTTGAAGAAGATGTTGTCTTGAATCTTTACTTGGAACTGCAATTAATTACGTGCACTGCAA harbors:
- the LOC142165811 gene encoding zinc finger BED domain-containing protein DAYSLEEPER-like codes for the protein MAMEMEKKFTKYWQDDYSPIASMAIVLDPRYKFKLIKLFKEYMTISDVGIVGSSSHGCYDEIMNEMDEFDMFESPSKYSLEKTQLDLYLEEHVLVRKGNENLDVLIFWKDNRSKYPELSLMARDLLSIPISTVASESTFSVGGRAIGKFQSFILPENAEAKLCSRDWIYGHQGSIRITMVLEKGRGKVCVEEDVVLNLYLELQLITCTAINLLIVV